A single region of the Anaerohalosphaeraceae bacterium genome encodes:
- the der gene encoding ribosome biogenesis GTPase Der encodes MALPVAAIIGRPNVGKSSLLNSLAGRRISIVDPTAGVTRDRISTILCHKDRYFELVDTGGYGIVDSDALEEHIENQIFQAISSANLVIFLVDIRQGLTPLDEEIAVLLRKHNLPVILAANKADTPSLFSAAADFAPLGFGLPICVSAEQKINRTELLDRIVEALAHLPAETPKEAVMKLAIVGRRNVGKSTFLNAVVGQPRVITSEIPGTTRDAVDVRFEKDGKCFIIIDTAGVRKKSRMQNDIEFYGYTRVIKSIRRADVVLLVMDATEPVSEVDKKLAHLIQEEYKPCILVINKWDLAKDRAGSQDYADYLEKAMAGLRRAPIAFTTALEGKNVQSVLDLAMELFKQASLEVPTAKLNKAVRLIEEEKAGGHSRGIIPKIYYATQVATRPVTLLLFVNRISLFDPAYQRYLVHRFGELLGIEEVPIRLLLRPKETRKADRS; translated from the coding sequence ATGGCTCTACCGGTCGCAGCCATCATCGGACGCCCCAACGTCGGCAAAAGCAGTCTGCTCAATTCGCTGGCAGGCCGCCGAATCAGCATTGTGGACCCGACGGCGGGGGTTACGCGCGACCGCATCAGCACCATCCTGTGCCACAAAGACCGCTACTTTGAACTGGTAGATACCGGCGGATACGGCATTGTGGATTCGGATGCTCTGGAAGAGCACATCGAAAACCAGATTTTTCAGGCCATCAGCAGCGCCAATCTGGTGATTTTTCTGGTGGATATTCGTCAGGGGCTGACCCCGCTGGACGAGGAAATCGCCGTACTGCTGCGCAAACACAATCTGCCGGTCATTCTGGCGGCAAACAAAGCCGACACTCCCTCTCTTTTTTCCGCCGCCGCCGATTTTGCCCCGCTCGGATTCGGCCTGCCGATTTGTGTATCGGCGGAACAGAAAATCAACCGGACGGAACTGCTGGACCGCATCGTAGAGGCCCTTGCCCATCTGCCTGCGGAAACCCCGAAAGAAGCCGTGATGAAACTGGCCATTGTCGGACGACGCAATGTCGGCAAAAGCACCTTCCTGAATGCCGTCGTGGGGCAGCCGCGGGTGATTACCAGCGAAATCCCTGGGACAACCCGCGATGCTGTGGATGTCCGCTTCGAAAAGGACGGCAAGTGCTTTATCATCATCGATACGGCCGGCGTCCGCAAGAAGAGCCGGATGCAGAACGATATCGAGTTTTACGGCTACACGCGCGTCATCAAGAGCATTCGGCGGGCGGATGTGGTTCTGCTCGTGATGGATGCTACGGAGCCGGTCTCGGAAGTGGATAAAAAACTGGCCCACCTGATTCAGGAGGAATACAAGCCCTGCATCCTCGTAATCAACAAATGGGATCTGGCCAAAGACCGGGCCGGGTCGCAGGATTATGCCGACTATCTGGAAAAAGCGATGGCCGGTCTTCGCCGGGCTCCGATTGCCTTTACGACGGCTCTGGAGGGCAAAAATGTGCAAAGCGTGCTGGATTTGGCGATGGAGCTGTTCAAGCAGGCGTCACTGGAGGTGCCCACGGCCAAGCTGAACAAGGCCGTTCGGCTGATTGAGGAGGAAAAGGCGGGCGGACACAGCCGCGGGATTATTCCGAAGATTTATTATGCGACACAGGTGGCGACCCGGCCGGTCACGCTGCTGCTGTTTGTCAACCGCATCAGCCTGTTTGACCCGGCCTATCAGCGCTACCTGGTCCACCGCTTCGGCGAACTGCTCGGCATCGAAGAGGTGCCCATCCGGCTCCTTCTGCGCCCGAAAGAAACAAGGAAAGCGGATCGGTCTTGA
- the rpsP gene encoding 30S ribosomal protein S16: MAVKIRMTRMGRRHRPFYRINAVEVRTPRDGRILEKLGHYDPIEKDPAKQVVLNLERVKFWIGQGAGTSDTVAEILKKQGITCPQYEEKLKRRQRALEIARKKGLPFTKAEKIAAGLLSEKKEGGE; this comes from the coding sequence ATGGCAGTCAAAATCAGAATGACCCGAATGGGTCGCCGGCATCGGCCCTTCTACCGGATTAACGCCGTGGAAGTCCGCACGCCGCGCGACGGCCGAATCCTCGAAAAGCTCGGCCACTACGACCCGATTGAGAAGGACCCCGCCAAGCAGGTGGTGCTCAATCTCGAGCGGGTGAAGTTCTGGATTGGACAGGGAGCCGGCACATCGGACACAGTCGCCGAGATTCTCAAGAAACAGGGCATCACCTGTCCGCAGTATGAAGAAAAGCTCAAACGGCGCCAGCGGGCCCTGGAAATCGCCCGCAAAAAAGGCCTGCCGTTTACGAAGGCCGAAAAAATCGCCGCCGGCCTGCTGTCTGAAAAGAAAGAAGGCGGCGAATAG
- a CDS encoding tetratricopeptide repeat protein — translation MVQSAKQNYFSSRSRNFVAVCLLIILAWSAFSNILQNDFIDFDDTEYIVDNPYVRMGLTFESIRWAFTTVFLGNWHPLTLLSHMADVELFGLHPAGHHLTSLLLHLLTAAALFEWLRRVTGSLWCAFAAALFFSIHPLRAESVAWAAERKDVLCGFFGILTLAAYCAFTKKKTFFSYGMTFLLLLLGLLAKGMLVTWPLVFLLLDIWPLERAKTIKDLKPLLQEKVPFFLLCIGFCFILYFAQKQGGAQTDWNVYPFRYRLENAAVSYFRYLSKIFYPTNLSVLYPLRPDFSLIRLGLSLGALLGISVFFGLQYRRRPWLFVGWFWYLIILLPVIGLVQIGRQAMADRYTYLPSVGVGIALFWTVREWTRARPARIAFVSVFCAAGFAALLLGTWLQTYRWKDTITLFEHSIRVTGDNPTLEVNLAYRLAQTGQLDRAIEMSESVLERYPNLFQCVVNLGSFHLKKNNYEKALFYLQKAMAIRPKSRSEILGYIGEVYLRSRQVEAAEKTLLEALQDSPRNARLLNALGEARCLQGRTAEAVNFWRQSLEQNPYFSPAGENLAWVLAVCEEDAVRCPQEALSLSRHLVRLFGPTARRLDILAAAYAAVGDFPQAVAAAQEAWSLAHQEQDTKRLSEIDIRLQLYQQGKSFLEKVCRQEVE, via the coding sequence ATGGTTCAGTCCGCAAAACAGAATTATTTCTCCTCTCGTTCTCGTAATTTTGTTGCTGTATGTCTACTAATAATTCTTGCCTGGTCGGCCTTCAGCAACATCCTGCAGAACGACTTTATCGACTTCGACGACACCGAGTACATTGTGGACAATCCGTATGTTCGAATGGGACTGACCTTTGAGTCGATACGCTGGGCTTTTACAACGGTTTTTCTGGGCAATTGGCATCCTCTGACCCTTTTGAGTCATATGGCGGATGTAGAGCTGTTCGGGCTGCATCCGGCCGGTCATCATCTGACCAGTCTCCTGCTGCATCTGCTGACAGCCGCCGCCCTGTTCGAATGGCTCCGTCGGGTCACCGGCTCACTCTGGTGCGCCTTTGCAGCCGCTCTCTTCTTTTCCATTCACCCCCTTCGTGCGGAGTCAGTTGCCTGGGCGGCAGAACGAAAAGACGTTCTGTGCGGTTTTTTCGGAATTCTTACGCTCGCCGCCTATTGTGCTTTTACAAAAAAGAAAACTTTTTTTTCATACGGCATGACCTTCCTTCTTCTTTTGCTCGGCCTGTTGGCCAAAGGGATGCTCGTCACATGGCCGCTGGTCTTTCTGCTTCTGGACATCTGGCCTTTGGAAAGAGCGAAAACCATTAAGGATTTGAAACCTCTGCTGCAGGAAAAGGTTCCGTTTTTTCTTCTCTGCATCGGATTCTGCTTTATCCTCTATTTTGCTCAAAAACAGGGCGGAGCACAGACGGACTGGAACGTTTATCCGTTTCGGTACCGGCTCGAAAACGCTGCCGTGTCGTATTTCCGCTACCTTTCAAAAATCTTCTATCCAACAAATCTCTCTGTTCTATATCCCTTACGGCCGGATTTCAGTCTGATTCGGCTGGGATTATCTCTGGGGGCATTGCTGGGCATCAGCGTCTTTTTCGGGCTTCAGTATCGCCGGCGGCCTTGGCTTTTCGTCGGATGGTTTTGGTACCTGATTATTCTGCTTCCTGTCATTGGCCTTGTCCAAATCGGCCGACAGGCCATGGCGGACCGCTACACGTATCTGCCCTCCGTCGGAGTCGGAATCGCCCTTTTCTGGACAGTCCGGGAGTGGACACGAGCACGTCCTGCTCGAATTGCCTTTGTCAGCGTCTTCTGTGCCGCAGGATTTGCGGCCCTTCTATTGGGCACATGGCTTCAGACCTACCGCTGGAAAGACACCATCACCCTTTTTGAACACTCGATTCGCGTCACCGGAGACAATCCGACTCTGGAGGTCAATCTGGCTTATCGACTGGCCCAAACTGGACAATTGGATCGAGCAATTGAAATGTCGGAATCCGTTCTGGAACGGTATCCGAACCTGTTTCAGTGTGTCGTGAATCTCGGATCTTTCCATCTGAAGAAAAACAACTATGAAAAAGCCCTGTTTTATCTGCAGAAAGCGATGGCAATTCGCCCGAAGAGCCGCTCGGAGATTCTCGGATATATAGGAGAAGTCTATTTGCGGAGCAGACAGGTCGAGGCGGCGGAGAAAACCCTCCTGGAAGCTCTTCAGGACAGCCCGCGAAACGCCCGTCTGCTGAACGCCCTGGGAGAGGCCCGCTGCCTTCAGGGACGAACGGCGGAGGCGGTGAATTTCTGGCGTCAGTCTCTGGAGCAAAATCCGTATTTTTCGCCTGCAGGAGAAAATCTGGCTTGGGTACTGGCGGTCTGTGAAGAAGACGCCGTGCGCTGTCCGCAGGAGGCGCTGTCGCTCAGCCGGCATCTGGTCCGACTGTTTGGGCCCACGGCCCGCCGCCTGGATATTCTGGCCGCTGCTTACGCTGCCGTCGGGGATTTTCCGCAGGCAGTGGCCGCGGCGCAAGAAGCATGGAGTCTGGCTCATCAGGAACAGGACACAAAACGGCTTTCCGAAATTGATATCCGTCTTCAGCTGTACCAGCAGGGCAAATCCTTTCTTGAAAAAGTCTGCAGACAAGAAGTAGAATAG
- a CDS encoding YraN family protein — MLLFGGRKRLLADPHKLGRWGQRQAERFLRRNGWRTVARNFAFGGGEIDLIAADRNGMVAFVEVKTRRSEEYAPAVSAVTFAKQQKLIRTAKCFLRQYDLSDCPLRFDVVTVILPPAGPVQIRHYPGAFRPRSR, encoded by the coding sequence ATGCTGCTGTTCGGCGGACGAAAGCGTCTCCTGGCGGACCCGCACAAACTGGGCCGATGGGGACAGCGTCAGGCCGAACGGTTCCTGCGGCGAAACGGCTGGCGGACGGTGGCGCGGAACTTTGCCTTCGGCGGCGGTGAAATCGACCTGATTGCCGCCGACCGTAACGGCATGGTGGCCTTCGTGGAGGTCAAAACCCGACGCAGCGAGGAGTATGCCCCGGCCGTTTCCGCTGTGACCTTTGCCAAACAGCAGAAACTGATTCGGACCGCAAAGTGCTTTCTGAGACAATACGACCTCTCGGATTGCCCTTTGCGGTTCGATGTTGTTACGGTGATTCTCCCCCCTGCCGGCCCGGTGCAGATTCGACACTATCCGGGGGCCTTTCGGCCGCGCTCCCGCTGA
- a CDS encoding PH domain-containing protein: MERERKTKPCPFCGEEILADAVKCRWCREFLTEDENALPTSHHAGIVSSSNRAAPKPAAETALKSAPLAETLSVSPSLWGMAGTLLAAVLFAALGICLMVWPFEKYLTEPARSQQSIQTVFRAADWAGAVILLVAVMRAAYRVLYLKSIVYQISPDRIEWNRGIFSRKVDNIDMFRILDIKLRRSLLDCLLGIGKITLMTRDETDPMFEFEKLRRPREVYDYIKAASLAADRKQGVVHLE; encoded by the coding sequence GTGGAACGGGAACGGAAAACTAAGCCCTGTCCTTTTTGCGGAGAGGAGATACTGGCGGATGCCGTCAAGTGCCGCTGGTGCCGCGAGTTTTTGACGGAAGATGAGAATGCCCTTCCGACATCTCATCATGCAGGAATAGTATCCTCTTCCAATCGAGCTGCTCCAAAGCCGGCGGCAGAAACAGCCCTGAAATCTGCTCCGCTTGCGGAAACGCTTTCGGTCAGTCCTTCCCTATGGGGAATGGCAGGAACCCTTCTGGCAGCGGTGCTCTTTGCAGCCCTTGGGATTTGTTTGATGGTTTGGCCGTTTGAAAAATATCTGACGGAACCTGCTCGGAGCCAACAGTCAATCCAGACGGTTTTTCGAGCGGCGGATTGGGCTGGTGCCGTGATTTTGCTGGTGGCTGTTATGCGGGCGGCGTATCGAGTCCTTTACCTCAAAAGCATCGTTTATCAGATAAGCCCGGACCGCATCGAATGGAACCGCGGGATTTTCAGCCGCAAAGTGGACAATATCGATATGTTTCGCATCCTTGACATTAAACTTCGTCGGTCTTTGCTGGATTGTCTGCTGGGCATCGGCAAGATTACCCTGATGACACGAGATGAGACGGATCCTATGTTTGAGTTTGAAAAGCTTCGGCGGCCCCGCGAGGTTTATGATTACATCAAAGCCGCTTCCCTGGCTGCCGACCGCAAACAGGGGGTCGTTCACCTCGAATAA
- the trmD gene encoding tRNA (guanosine(37)-N1)-methyltransferase TrmD — translation MRIDVLTLFPEMFDSPLSHSILKRAQQQGIADIALWNIRDFTTDKYRKVDDKPYGGGPGMVMMCQPVFDAFRHVRQQHPQPGRVILLTPQGTLFTQDKAVELARENRLILIAGRYEGFDERIRIGLGAEQLSIGDYVLTGGELPAMVIIDAVVRLLEGALGDEGSAEDETFRDGLLEYPQYTRPEDFNGMKVPEILLSGDHGRIAQWRNQQRIERTRQFRPDLWQKYEARMKNSQNP, via the coding sequence ATGCGAATCGATGTCCTGACCCTGTTTCCGGAGATGTTTGACTCACCGCTGAGTCATTCAATTCTCAAGCGGGCGCAGCAGCAGGGCATTGCGGACATTGCTCTTTGGAATATTCGAGATTTCACCACGGACAAGTACCGAAAGGTGGACGACAAGCCCTACGGCGGCGGACCCGGGATGGTGATGATGTGCCAGCCGGTGTTTGACGCCTTCCGGCATGTCCGGCAGCAGCATCCGCAGCCCGGACGAGTCATCCTGCTGACGCCGCAGGGAACCCTGTTCACGCAGGACAAGGCCGTCGAGCTGGCCCGCGAGAACCGGCTGATTCTGATTGCCGGGCGCTACGAGGGCTTCGATGAGCGGATTCGCATCGGGCTGGGGGCGGAACAGCTGTCCATCGGCGATTATGTCCTGACGGGCGGGGAGCTGCCCGCGATGGTGATCATTGATGCCGTTGTCCGCCTGCTGGAGGGAGCGCTGGGCGATGAAGGGTCCGCCGAGGATGAAACGTTCCGCGACGGACTGCTGGAGTATCCCCAGTACACCCGGCCGGAGGATTTCAACGGGATGAAGGTACCCGAGATTCTCCTCAGCGGCGACCACGGACGAATTGCCCAGTGGCGAAATCAGCAGCGCATCGAGCGAACCAGACAGTTTCGGCCGGACCTCTGGCAGAAGTACGAGGCCCGAATGAAAAACAGTCAAAACCCTTGA
- the cdaA gene encoding diadenylate cyclase CdaA, with protein sequence MIVEHILRISPYERLVIAAELIIIGLVVYAVLNFLEGTRGERLFRGMVLVLFTGSLVLNLGVKTFGMDRIAFLYNGFLLAVLIVAVIAFQPEIRRALIRIGQTSLFTTGSSRHISRGIEEIVSAVSQMASTRTGAILVIERHVGLGEFIETGVRLDARISSELIKTIFYPGTPLHDMALIIRGDRLLAARVQLPLSEGESATGSLGSRHRAALGLASGSDALVIVVSEESGIISVALDGKLERNVTESQLRRYLKEAMEERGSESPQETGAN encoded by the coding sequence GTGATTGTAGAGCACATCTTAAGAATTTCCCCCTACGAACGACTGGTCATAGCTGCCGAGTTAATCATTATTGGGCTGGTCGTCTATGCGGTTCTGAATTTTCTGGAGGGTACTCGCGGAGAACGTCTCTTTCGGGGGATGGTGCTGGTGCTGTTTACCGGTTCGCTTGTGCTGAATCTCGGAGTCAAAACCTTCGGGATGGACCGGATAGCATTTCTTTATAACGGCTTTTTGCTGGCTGTTTTAATCGTGGCGGTGATCGCCTTTCAGCCGGAAATTCGAAGGGCCCTGATTCGAATCGGGCAAACCTCTCTTTTTACGACCGGCTCCAGCCGGCACATCAGCCGAGGCATCGAAGAGATTGTTTCGGCTGTTTCTCAGATGGCGTCTACCCGAACGGGGGCGATCCTGGTGATAGAACGCCATGTCGGCCTGGGCGAGTTCATAGAAACCGGCGTACGCCTGGATGCACGAATCTCTTCGGAATTAATCAAGACCATTTTCTATCCGGGAACTCCGCTGCATGATATGGCTTTGATTATTCGCGGGGATCGTTTGCTGGCAGCACGTGTTCAGCTGCCCCTGTCGGAGGGAGAGAGTGCTACCGGCTCTCTTGGTTCGCGGCACCGTGCAGCGCTGGGGCTGGCCAGCGGTTCTGATGCACTGGTTATCGTGGTCAGTGAAGAAAGCGGGATTATTTCGGTTGCCCTCGATGGGAAATTGGAGCGGAATGTGACCGAATCTCAGCTGCGCAGATATCTCAAAGAAGCAATGGAGGAGCGGGGGTCTGAATCCCCTCAGGAAACAGGTGCAAATTGA
- the ffh gene encoding signal recognition particle protein, producing MFDALTSKFNSIFHSLTGRGRITEANVSDAMREVRKALLEADVNYHVVKQFCKDVQQAALGAEVIKSLRPGQVMIKIVHDELVKLMGPVDTRIYFVSPGPTIILLAGLQGSGKTTTAAKLAQYLISKGKKPCLVADDLQRPAAIDQLETLAQQVGVPIYTERNTQDAVKVARKGIEFARQNGCDVVILDTAGRLHIDEEMMAQIEQVAKAVNPHQIYLVCDAMTGQDAVNSAKAFNERLELDGVILTKLDGDARGGAALSVKAVTGKPIKFIGVGEKLDKLEEFHPDRMAGRILGMGDIVTLVEKAQEQFDAEEAQKMQAKMAKGTFGFDDFLKQMQALKKMGGITSMLKLIPGMSQLGELDMDEREINRMEGIVHSMTPEERRDPDIIDASRRRRIAHGCGRDVQEVASLIKTFKRSRDLMKSLSGGAMGGFKSLLTGKLDVFSALNSGRKIKQRSARKRPERRKKHRR from the coding sequence TTGTTTGACGCGTTAACCAGCAAATTTAATTCGATTTTTCATTCGCTCACCGGGCGAGGGCGCATCACGGAGGCCAACGTCTCTGATGCGATGCGGGAAGTGCGCAAAGCCCTGCTGGAGGCGGATGTTAACTATCACGTCGTCAAGCAGTTCTGCAAAGACGTCCAGCAGGCCGCCCTCGGCGCGGAGGTGATTAAGAGTCTTCGGCCCGGCCAGGTGATGATCAAAATCGTCCACGATGAGCTGGTCAAACTGATGGGGCCGGTGGACACCCGCATCTATTTTGTTTCGCCCGGACCGACGATTATCCTGCTGGCGGGCCTTCAGGGCTCCGGCAAGACCACCACGGCCGCCAAATTGGCCCAGTACCTCATTTCCAAAGGCAAAAAGCCCTGTTTGGTGGCCGACGACCTTCAGCGGCCCGCCGCCATTGACCAGCTGGAAACGCTGGCTCAGCAGGTCGGCGTGCCTATTTACACCGAACGCAATACCCAGGATGCCGTTAAAGTGGCCCGCAAAGGCATTGAGTTTGCCCGCCAGAACGGCTGCGATGTCGTTATCCTCGATACGGCCGGACGGCTCCATATCGATGAAGAGATGATGGCCCAAATTGAGCAGGTCGCCAAGGCCGTCAATCCGCACCAGATTTATCTGGTCTGCGATGCGATGACCGGACAGGATGCCGTCAATTCGGCCAAGGCCTTCAATGAGCGGCTGGAGCTGGACGGCGTGATTCTGACCAAGCTGGACGGCGACGCCCGCGGCGGGGCTGCTCTGAGCGTCAAGGCCGTCACCGGCAAGCCCATCAAGTTCATCGGTGTCGGCGAAAAACTCGACAAACTCGAAGAGTTCCACCCGGACCGAATGGCCGGACGCATTCTGGGCATGGGCGACATTGTGACCCTCGTCGAAAAGGCGCAGGAGCAGTTCGATGCGGAAGAAGCCCAGAAAATGCAGGCCAAGATGGCCAAAGGCACGTTCGGGTTTGATGATTTTCTCAAGCAGATGCAGGCCCTCAAAAAGATGGGCGGCATCACCTCGATGCTCAAACTGATACCGGGGATGTCGCAGCTGGGCGAGCTGGATATGGACGAGCGCGAAATCAACCGGATGGAAGGGATTGTCCATTCGATGACGCCCGAAGAGCGGCGCGACCCGGATATTATCGACGCCTCCCGCCGGCGGCGGATTGCCCACGGCTGCGGACGCGATGTGCAGGAAGTGGCTTCGCTGATCAAGACGTTCAAGCGAAGCCGAGACCTGATGAAATCGCTGTCCGGCGGAGCAATGGGCGGCTTTAAGAGTCTGCTGACCGGAAAACTGGACGTATTCAGCGCGCTGAACAGCGGGCGGAAGATCAAACAGCGTTCGGCCAGGAAGCGTCCGGAGCGTCGGAAGAAACATCGGCGCTGA
- the rplS gene encoding 50S ribosomal protein L19, whose amino-acid sequence MIEIAESKSRKKEIPYFEIGDTVDVHCRIEEGGKSRIQVFTGIVISRKGRGMNEMFTVRRIVNDEGVERTFPLHSPNVVDIKPVRSGKVRRAKLYYLRQRSGKGVRLSQRHSEHTATA is encoded by the coding sequence TTGATAGAAATTGCAGAAAGCAAAAGCCGAAAGAAAGAGATTCCGTATTTTGAAATCGGCGATACCGTGGACGTGCACTGCCGCATTGAAGAAGGCGGCAAGTCCCGCATTCAGGTGTTTACCGGCATCGTCATTTCCCGCAAGGGCCGCGGAATGAACGAGATGTTCACCGTCCGCCGCATTGTTAACGACGAAGGCGTGGAACGGACCTTCCCGCTTCACTCTCCGAACGTTGTGGACATCAAGCCGGTCCGCAGCGGCAAGGTGCGCCGGGCCAAGCTGTACTACCTGCGTCAGCGCAGCGGCAAGGGCGTGCGTTTATCCCAGCGGCACAGTGAACATACCGCAACCGCCTGA
- a CDS encoding carbon starvation protein A — translation MDALLLMLICGAGYVIAYHTYGRFLARKIFRLNPDAPVPSREFQDGVDYVPSRKEVIFGHHFTSIAGTGPIVGPAIGIIWGWLPALLWVTLGCILMGAVHDFGTLVISLRNEGKSISEIAARYINPRVRLIFFLIVFLALLIIIAIFGVVIATVFKLYPECILAIWLQIPIAVLLGWAIYKKNAPLTFSTFLAVTAMYATVALGAWLEGFWKSRFGHGVFAFLDSWPIPSTGTWTIILLIYCWFASTLPVTTLLQPRDYINAWQLFLIMMLLGLSVPAAAFRYDNFHLSAPVYLPRFADVPPLLPMMFVTIACGAISGFHSLVASGTSPKQISRETDAQFIGYGSMLVEGMLAVLVIICIAAGLGIGTGGLTGRAAWDQFYTGWMEGRGLGNNLQPVVIGASNMLAALGIPAVLGAAIMGVFASSFAGTTMDTAVRIQRYVISELATDFKLPRLANRWTATTLAVVTAAAVAFINTSGRTISFGADAKGALRLWPLFGTVNQLMAALALLVVTMYLKRKGGLKYLVAAGPCLIMLALTGWAMILNEISYFRQQNWLLCGLGGAVFLLACWMTIETLILFLKGSTAPAQEQEKS, via the coding sequence ATGGATGCTCTTCTGCTGATGCTTATTTGCGGAGCCGGATATGTGATTGCCTACCATACCTACGGGCGTTTTCTGGCCCGAAAAATTTTTCGGCTCAATCCGGATGCCCCTGTGCCCAGCCGGGAGTTTCAGGATGGAGTGGACTATGTGCCCTCCCGCAAAGAAGTCATTTTCGGACACCACTTTACTTCCATCGCGGGAACCGGACCGATTGTCGGGCCCGCCATCGGCATCATCTGGGGATGGCTGCCGGCCCTCCTCTGGGTAACCCTCGGCTGCATCCTCATGGGCGCCGTTCACGACTTTGGAACGCTGGTGATTTCTCTGCGAAACGAAGGCAAAAGCATCTCGGAAATCGCCGCCCGCTACATCAATCCTCGTGTACGTCTGATTTTCTTTTTGATCGTTTTTCTGGCCCTGCTGATTATCATCGCCATTTTCGGCGTGGTCATCGCCACCGTATTTAAACTGTACCCGGAATGCATTCTCGCCATTTGGCTGCAGATTCCGATTGCCGTGCTTCTCGGCTGGGCCATTTATAAAAAGAATGCTCCCCTGACCTTTTCAACCTTCTTGGCCGTGACGGCAATGTACGCCACGGTTGCCCTCGGGGCCTGGCTGGAGGGCTTCTGGAAAAGCCGCTTCGGCCACGGCGTTTTTGCCTTTCTGGATTCCTGGCCGATCCCCTCCACCGGAACCTGGACCATTATACTTCTGATTTACTGCTGGTTTGCCTCCACCCTGCCGGTCACAACCCTGCTTCAGCCGCGCGATTACATCAATGCCTGGCAGCTGTTTTTGATTATGATGCTGCTGGGCCTTTCCGTACCGGCGGCGGCTTTTCGATACGACAATTTTCATCTTTCAGCCCCGGTTTATCTGCCTCGTTTTGCGGATGTGCCGCCGCTGCTGCCGATGATGTTTGTAACAATTGCCTGCGGCGCCATCAGCGGCTTTCACTCGCTGGTTGCCAGCGGAACAAGTCCCAAACAAATTTCCCGCGAGACTGACGCCCAGTTTATCGGCTATGGTTCAATGCTCGTGGAGGGAATGCTGGCGGTTCTGGTCATCATCTGTATCGCCGCCGGCCTCGGAATCGGCACCGGCGGGTTGACCGGGCGGGCTGCATGGGACCAATTCTACACCGGCTGGATGGAAGGACGCGGATTAGGAAACAATCTTCAGCCCGTTGTTATCGGGGCCTCAAACATGCTGGCGGCTCTCGGAATCCCTGCTGTGCTCGGGGCGGCCATCATGGGGGTTTTTGCATCCTCGTTCGCCGGCACGACGATGGATACCGCTGTTCGCATCCAGCGGTACGTCATCAGCGAACTGGCAACAGATTTTAAACTCCCTCGTCTGGCCAACCGCTGGACTGCCACAACGCTGGCGGTTGTAACGGCGGCCGCCGTGGCCTTTATCAATACTTCCGGCAGGACTATCTCCTTCGGTGCTGATGCCAAGGGGGCCCTGCGGCTGTGGCCGCTGTTCGGAACCGTCAACCAGCTGATGGCCGCTCTGGCACTTCTGGTTGTTACGATGTATCTGAAGCGCAAAGGCGGGCTGAAATACCTCGTTGCCGCCGGCCCCTGCCTGATCATGCTGGCCCTGACCGGCTGGGCAATGATTCTCAATGAAATCAGTTATTTTCGCCAGCAGAATTGGCTCTTGTGCGGCTTGGGCGGAGCAGTTTTTCTCCTGGCCTGCTGGATGACAATCGAAACTCTTATATTGTTCCTGAAGGGCTCTACGGCGCCGGCGCAGGAGCAGGAGAAGAGCTGA